In the genome of Limanda limanda chromosome 15, fLimLim1.1, whole genome shotgun sequence, one region contains:
- the LOC133020360 gene encoding nephrocystin-1-like: MHNLLGDDRGADSGLWEETTYELPVNGGTPYEKDVAMEASGTRGSPATGVFQQMLQARRQPRLILRFRSTSRRTRTQLSLLPDTLLHCVSCVHLLALHRQLLADTLLMDRPTMQDADLICSPVLSTFPVLLEQPDLLDALRGAWLETEINMSRAQKRDLPFVKQEFVKVYMSSVYFLLHSPSLPPHRWADAPSEQQRARAIYATLDSLKHQQHTTGQSGCPEVYVDPMHPHLAFDITELTFDLLHVARG; the protein is encoded by the exons ATGCACAATCTGCTGGGGGACGACAGAGGAGCCGACTCTGGGCTCTGGGAGGAGAC GACCTATGAGCTGCCGGTGAACGGGGGAACTCCCTACGAGAAGGACGTGGCGATGGAAGCTTCAGGCACCAGAGGAT CTCCAGCCACCGGTGTCTTCCAGCAGATGCTCCAGGCCAGACGGCAGCCGAGACTGATTCTCAGGTTCAGATCCACCAGCAGGCGGACCAGAACGCAGCTCAG tcTCCTCCCGGACacgctgctgcactgtgtgAGCTGCGTCCACCTGCTGGCTCTGCACAGACAGCTGCTGGCTGACACGCTGCTGATGGACCGGCCCACCATGCAGGATGCAG ATCTGATCTGCAGCCCGGTACTTTCTACATTTCCTGTCCTGTTGGAGCAGCCGGACCTGCTGGACGCGCTCAGG GGTGCGTGGCTGGAAACTGAGATCAACATGAGCCGAGCACAGAAG agAGACTTGCCCTTTGTCAAACAGGAGTTTGTGAAAGTCTACATGTCGTCCGTCTACTTCCTGCTCCACTCGCCCTCGCTGCCCCCCCACCGCTGGGCCGACGCCCCCTCGGAGCAGCAGCGGGCCAGAGCCATCTACGCCACCCTGGATTCCCTGAAACACCAGCAGCACACCACGGGCCAATCAGGATGTCCGGAGGTCTACGTGGACCCCATGCACCCCCACCTCGCCTTCGATATCACagagttgacctttgacctcctccaTGTAGCGCGGGGATGA
- the LOC133020749 gene encoding nephrocystin-1-like produces MSLRRTGALQRVQRQVDDTRKQVDILLKDVQSQAGSTEEASRRCQELQALAEKTLRTLRTLTKADELAPVGNYAQRKQEVETRLQVNLERLSSLSLTLSPPGPSGAAGYSPKEESDKDHEGEDSHSDDDDDDDDDSDEDEDEQRAGNPPPQSDSPSYRVLSDFQGEQDGDLSVQSGDVLRIIRRTADGWWLAEDGDGNRGVVPKTYLKIDSGVDDEDDDENEEESSEEEEEPTDDKHSGASHSNWSTVRKALTEIDATDVLSAMGAIPSGFRPSTLNKLLVEEGVTFRGSQHIQPDLSQSQLSFKDLFLDPDSGRVRARQVRTCVCFTLWSCKMIPTPGVGVQVLSRHIRLCAFDGTQVLSNIHTVQATYNHKSPKTWSFSPRMTGVLPALLDGDCFLRCSSASPDLGILFELGVTFIRNSTGERGELSCGWSFLKLSDDTRNPLPNRTYELPVNGGTPYEKDVAMEASGTRGSPATGVFQQMLQARRQPRLILRFRSTSRRTRTQLSLLPDTLLHCVSCVHLLALHRQLLADTLLMDRPTMQDADLICSPVLSTFPVLLEQPDLLDALRGAWLETEINMSRAQKRDLPFVKQEFVKVYMSSVYFLLHSPSLPPHRWADAPSEQQRARAIYATLDSLKHQQHTTGQSGCPEVYVDPMHPHLAFDITELTFDLLHVARGRLHHSQGKSTT; encoded by the exons ATGTCTCTGAGAAGGACCGGAGCTCTGCAGCGGGTCCAGAGACAAGTGGACGACACCCGGAAGCAG GTGGACATTCTGCTGAAGGACGTGCAGAGTCAGGCTGGATCCACTGAGGAGGCGTCTCGCAG GTGTCAGGAGCTGCAGGCGTTGGCAGAGAAGACCCTGAGGACGCTGAGGACACTCACCAAG GCGGATGAGCTGGCTCCGGTGGGAAACTACGcccagaggaaacaggaagtggagacacgccTGCAGGTCAACCTGGAGCGTCTGAGCTCGCTCTCGCTGACGCTGTCACCACCAGGACCCAGCGGCGCCGCCGG TTATTCTCCAAAGGAAGAAAGTGATAAGGACCACGAGGGCGAAGACAGtcatagtgatgatgatgatgatgatgatgatgacagtgatgaggatgaagatgagcagCGAGctgggaacccccccccccagtccgaCTCTCCCAGCTACAGAGTCCTCAGTGATTTCCAAGGAGAGCAGGACGGAGATCTGTCTGTCCAG AGCGGTGACGTGTTGAGGATCATCAGGAGGACGGCAGACGGATGGTGGCTGGCTGAGGACGGGGACGGCAACCGAGGAGTGGTCCCAAAGACCTACCTGAAG ATTGATTCTGGTGTTGATGAcgaggatgatgatgaaaatgagGAAGAGtcatctgaggaggaggaagagccgaCTGATGACAAACACAG TGGGGCTTCACATTCCAACTGGTCCACTGTGAGGAAGGCTCTGACTGAG atTGATGCAACAGATGTCCTCTCTGCTATGGGGGCTATACCTTCTGGATTTAGACCATCAACTCTCAATAAATTGCTGGTGGAGGAAG GTGTAACGTTCAGAGGAAGTCAGCATATTCAGCCTgatctcagccaatcacagctctccTTTAAGGACCTCTTCCTGGACCCAGACAGCGGCAGG GTTCGTGCTCGGCAGGTCCGCACTTGTGTCTGTTTCACTTTGTGGAGCTGCAAGATGATTCCCACCCCAGGGGTCGGAGTTCAGGTCCTGAGCCGACACATCCGCCTCTGTGCCTTCGATGGAACTCAG gtgttgAGTAACATCCACACCGTTCAGGCCACTTACAACCACAAGAGCCCGAAGACCTGGAGCTTCTCCCCCCGG ATGACCGGTGTCCTCCCCGCCCTCCTGGACGGAGACTGCTTCCTGCGCTGCAGCTCTGCGTCTCCGGACCTCGGGATCCTCTTTGAACTGGGGGTCACTTTTATACGGAAT tcgacgggtgagagaggagagctgaGCTGCGGCTGGTCGTTCCTCAAACTGAGCGACGACACGAGGAATCCACTTCCCAACAG GACCTATGAGCTGCCGGTGAACGGGGGAACTCCCTACGAGAAGGACGTGGCGATGGAAGCTTCAGGCACCAGAGGAT CTCCAGCCACCGGTGTCTTCCAGCAGATGCTCCAGGCCAGACGGCAGCCGAGACTGATTCTCAGGTTCAGATCCACCAGCAGGCGGACCAGAACGCAGCTCAG tcTCCTCCCGGACacgctgctgcactgtgtgAGCTGCGTCCACCTGCTGGCTCTGCACAGACAGCTGCTGGCTGACACGCTGCTGATGGACCGGCCCACCATGCAGGATGCAG ATCTGATCTGCAGCCCGGTACTTTCTACATTTCCTGTCCTGTTGGAGCAGCCGGACCTGCTGGACGCGCTCAGG GGTGCGTGGCTGGAAACTGAGATCAACATGAGCCGAGCACAGAAG agAGACTTGCCCTTTGTCAAACAGGAGTTTGTGAAAGTCTACATGTCGTCCGTCTACTTCCTGCTCCACTCGCCCTCGCTGCCCCCCCACCGCTGGGCCGACGCCCCCTCGGAGCAGCAGCGGGCCAGAGCCATCTACGCCACCCTGGATTCCCTGAAACACCAGCAGCACACCACGGGCCAATCAGGATGTCCGGAGGTCTACGTGGACCCCATGCACCCCCACCTCGCCTTCGATATCACagagttgacctttgacctcctccaTGTAGCGCGGGGACGATTACATCACTCTCAGGGGAAAAGTACAACTTGA